Proteins found in one Cottoperca gobio unplaced genomic scaffold, fCotGob3.1 fCotGob3_259arrow_ctg1, whole genome shotgun sequence genomic segment:
- the LOC115005123 gene encoding vasodilator-stimulated phosphoprotein yields MVDREKNTEEEGKEWKEETNYDPSPPSPPSPPSPPAPLRACESAESLCRAGAEAGMEALRAPTEEEKGSGAGEVYLTSASGDKETTQSPTDTKSEDDRLTLRVEEAQSLEEHERLETTTLTSFPAPGHRGETDAVIQGITPDLQTACRFEENVSLMDAAAESSSGAGGGSKELSPTQNSSNPVMDVKEDRGDKEKGGPNSDDMNDETEDKKNDSRQSSKYQTVSYRRIRRGNTRQRIDEFEAMMDS; encoded by the exons atggtagacagagagaaaaatacagaagaagaaggaaaagagtgGAAAGAGGAAACAAACTACGatccatcacctccatcacctccatcacctccatcacctccagcACCTCTACGAGCCTGTGAAAGTGCTGAATCGCTGTGTCGTGCTGGTGCAGAAGCAGGAATGGAAGCTCTCCGAGCccccacagaagaagagaaaggctCAGGCGCTGGGGAAGTTTATCTCACATCAGCGAGCGGCGACAAAGAGACAACACAAAGTCCGACGGACACAAAGTCTGAGGACGATCGTCTGACTCTGAGAGTAGAGGAAGCGCAGAGTTTGGAGGAACATGAGCGACTTGAAACCACGACGCTGACATCATTTCCTGCTCCAGGACATCGAGGTGAAACAGACGCCGTCATCCAGGGAATTACACCTGACCTACAGACAG CTTGCAGGTTTGAGGAGAACGTGTCTCTGATGGATGCAGCTGCTGAGTCGTCGTCAGGAGCCGGAGGAGGAAGCAAAGAGCTCAGTCCCACGCAAAACTCATCCAACCCTGTGATGGACGTGAAGGAGGACCGAGGGGACAAAGAGAAAGGAGGTCCAAACTCTGACGATATGAACGACGAGACTGAAGACAAGAAGAACGACAGCCGCCAATCGTCAAAGTACCAAACTGTGTCCTACAGGAGGATCCGCAGAGGGAACACCAGACAGAGGATTGATGAGTTTGAGGCCATGATGGACTCGTGA